A genome region from Thermanaerothrix sp. includes the following:
- a CDS encoding TetR/AcrR family transcriptional regulator, with protein sequence METAFKVWGEECYRTRSLTAVAKALGVSKAALYRHFKDKDELIEALYRDFYSRFIPLMEELRLRFQACSSPKERFVTFGLHLARYFIRQGADFGFLLFVVMNGQKPEWTIPEQLRQRGITFEDFFPFPEAEKEELIYRFTLIFSTVSYYCGLYYLKQWYTLEGGN encoded by the coding sequence ATCGAGACTGCCTTTAAGGTGTGGGGAGAGGAATGTTACAGAACCCGCAGTTTGACGGCGGTGGCAAAGGCCCTCGGGGTATCCAAGGCGGCGCTGTATCGGCATTTTAAGGACAAGGATGAACTGATTGAGGCCCTCTACCGGGATTTCTATAGCCGTTTTATTCCTCTGATGGAAGAACTGCGGTTGAGATTTCAGGCCTGTTCTTCGCCGAAGGAACGGTTTGTTACGTTTGGATTGCACCTGGCCCGGTATTTCATTCGACAGGGGGCAGATTTTGGGTTTCTGTTGTTTGTGGTGATGAATGGGCAGAAACCGGAGTGGACTATCCCCGAACAATTACGGCAGCGGGGCATTACGTTTGAAGATTTTTTCCCCTTCCCGGAAGCTGAAAAGGAAGAGCTTATCTATCGTTTTACCCTTATTTTTTCTACCGTTAGTTATTATTGTGGTCTGTATTATCTTAAACAGTGGTATACCCTGGAAGGGGGGAAT